From one Gossypium hirsutum isolate 1008001.06 chromosome D08, Gossypium_hirsutum_v2.1, whole genome shotgun sequence genomic stretch:
- the LOC107909864 gene encoding RING-H2 finger protein ATL20: MSLLTSLPFIFFLLFLLKPTAAQPCPTSCPGGGPQINFPFGLNPQGSPNGRCSYPGFGLSCSNKTQQLVLNLPESGEFIVRYIDYEAQQIWINDPNFCLPQRFLHSFNISGTPFDSEFWYTFTFFNCSAIEAAEGGLRPIPCLSNQNYSIVASQAPADIFVDSTDVLQSACHPITTFTVPFVWYGWWDGVRLEWSKPDCRSCIQGRGDCRFKNSTALEIGCFNLPTQGGLPRGAKYGIIIGIGIPGLLSLIGLVSFIGSRVRWYGRGGNLTSLEFSTSIAPSPAVIITGLDGPTIESYPKTKLGESGRLPKPNDNICPICLSEYQPKDTLRTIPECSHYFHSDCIDEWLKMKASCPLCRNSPGGPAEVIPSMSSSPSSSSSLLSP; encoded by the exons ATGTCTCTTCTAACATCTCTCCCTTTCATCTTCTTTTTGCTATTTCTTCTAAAACCAACGGCTGCTCAACCTTGTCCCACTTCATGCCCTGGCGGTGGACCACAAATTAACTTTCCTTTCGGGCTCAACCCTCAAGGCAGCCCCAATGGTCGCTGCAGCTATCCCGGTTTCGGTCTTTCTTGCAGCAACAAAACACAACAACTAGTCCTTAATCTCCCCGAATCCGGAGAATTCATAGTCCGGTACATCGACTACGAGGCCCAACAGATATGGATCAACGACCCTAATTTCTGTCTCCCTCAACGGTTCTTGCACTCCTTCAATATATCAGGAACTCCTTTCGACTCTGAGTTTTGGTATACCTTCACCTTCTTCAATTGCTCTGCTATCGAAGCTGCCGAAGGTGGGTTAAGGCCAATCCCATGTCTTAGCAATCAGAATTATTCTATTGTGGCTTCTCAGGCGCCGGCAGACATTTTCGTGGATTCTACCGATGTTTTGCAGTCAGCATGTCATCCTATAACAACTTTTACGGTTCCATTTGTTTGGTATGGGTGGTGGGACGGCGTCCGGTTAGAATGGAGTAAACCCGATTGTCGATCATGTATTCAAGGTCGAGGAGACTGCCGGTTCAAGAATAGTACTGCTCTGGAAATTGGGTGTTTTAATCTGCCAACCCAAG GCGGTCTTCCAAGGGGTGCCAAGTATGGAATTATCATTGGCATTGGAATTCCAGGACTCTTGAGCCTAATTGGGTTGGTTTCGTTCATTGGTAGCCGAGTGAGATGGTATGGACGTGGAGGCAACCTCACCAGTCTCGAATTCTCCACGTCAATCGCCCCTTCACCGGCTGTTATCATAACAGGGCTCGACGGGCCAACAATTGAGTCCTACCCCAAGACTAAGCTTGGTGAGAGCGGGCGTCTTCCCAAGCCGAACGATAATATTTGCCCCATTTGTTTATCGGAATATCAACCTAAGGACACATTGAGGACCATACCAGAGTGTAGCCATTACTTCCATTCCGATTGCATAGACGAGTGGCTAAAGATGAAGGCTTCGTGCCCTTTGTGTCGCAATTCGCCTGGTGGACCTGCTGAAGTTATCCCCTCTATGTCTTCTTCGCCTTCATCGTCATCTTCACTCTTATCACCGTAG